One segment of Treponema pectinovorum DNA contains the following:
- a CDS encoding ATP-dependent helicase, giving the protein MLADLQDLKNELNPEQYEAVITVNGPILIIAGAGSGKTRVITFRIAHMLDSGIPQSQILALTFTNKAAKEMTQRIKELTGKKLPLLTISTFHAFGVKVLRQDIEKLGWRANFSIYDETDRNSLIKETGRELRYSQEALDIYKIGILISDIKTGRKHWNAENQMYRQLYEGYQEGLKLYNAVDFDDLIVLPIRLFKEFPEILQSYKQRYRYIMVDEFQDTSHQQYEMMHLLAENNIAVVGDDDQSIYSWRGADYQNIINFEKDFPNVKEIRLEQNYRSTGTILAAANGVIKHNTNRKDKNLWSGNGEGRPIEVYSPDNETSEADFVIETIQSICVEEKRKYDDFCVLMRANTQSRAIEEAFLQENVPYTMSGGTSFFQRKEIKDIISYLRVISNHDDDVNLLRIINTPRRGIGRSTIEKLNQISKNLGCSLYEGIKSLLEIPEDEAQAFMEKTPSSFKVGIEEIDFSDGTKDSLKSFVEIIEGNKSMLGGHGLSKKVRAMVEDIHYFDYLISENPKSEKAARFKFLNIESLVNSIEMWENNPENSEPTLYNYLNRITLLSRDDMEDEDDKGKVNLMTIHASKGLEFPVVFIIGCEEGLIPHGRAIDEAGDAAVEEERRLFYVAITRARDKLYISSCKQRRHLQSVVESTTSRFLEEIPANLVKYHEPAKDVEPQTAEEFFAQMRKRFSAPRVPGFSHN; this is encoded by the coding sequence ATGCTGGCAGATTTACAAGATTTAAAAAATGAATTAAATCCAGAGCAGTACGAAGCGGTTATAACTGTAAACGGACCAATTTTGATAATCGCAGGCGCTGGTTCTGGAAAAACTCGCGTCATAACTTTTAGAATCGCTCACATGCTGGATTCTGGAATTCCGCAGAGTCAGATTCTTGCGTTAACATTTACAAATAAAGCTGCAAAGGAGATGACACAGCGCATAAAGGAATTGACTGGCAAAAAACTTCCGCTTTTGACGATTTCAACTTTTCATGCTTTTGGCGTAAAGGTTTTAAGGCAGGATATTGAAAAACTCGGCTGGCGAGCAAATTTTTCTATATATGATGAAACAGACAGAAATTCGCTGATAAAAGAAACTGGTCGGGAATTGCGATATTCACAGGAAGCGCTAGACATTTACAAGATTGGGATTTTGATTTCGGATATAAAGACCGGAAGAAAGCATTGGAATGCGGAAAACCAAATGTATCGTCAACTTTATGAAGGCTATCAGGAAGGATTAAAACTTTACAATGCAGTTGATTTTGATGATTTAATAGTTCTTCCGATAAGGCTTTTTAAAGAATTTCCTGAGATTCTCCAAAGTTACAAGCAACGCTATCGCTACATAATGGTTGATGAATTTCAAGACACAAGCCATCAACAATACGAGATGATGCATCTTTTGGCAGAAAACAACATTGCAGTTGTTGGCGATGACGACCAGAGCATTTATTCTTGGAGAGGGGCAGACTATCAAAACATAATCAACTTTGAAAAAGATTTTCCAAACGTAAAAGAAATTCGTCTCGAACAAAATTACCGCTCAACAGGAACGATACTCGCTGCGGCAAATGGCGTTATAAAACACAATACAAACCGCAAAGACAAAAATCTTTGGTCTGGAAATGGCGAAGGAAGACCGATAGAAGTTTATTCTCCAGATAACGAAACTTCCGAAGCGGATTTTGTGATAGAAACGATTCAATCAATTTGTGTGGAAGAAAAAAGAAAATACGACGATTTTTGCGTTTTGATGCGGGCGAATACTCAGTCCAGAGCTATTGAAGAAGCGTTTTTGCAGGAAAATGTGCCATATACGATGAGCGGCGGAACTTCATTTTTTCAGCGCAAAGAGATAAAAGATATAATTTCGTATTTAAGGGTGATTTCAAATCACGATGACGATGTAAATCTTTTAAGGATAATAAACACGCCAAGAAGGGGAATCGGCAGAAGCACTATCGAAAAATTAAATCAAATTTCAAAAAATCTGGGTTGCTCGCTGTATGAAGGCATAAAATCTCTGCTTGAAATTCCAGAAGACGAGGCTCAAGCATTTATGGAAAAAACTCCTTCATCATTTAAAGTTGGAATTGAAGAGATAGATTTTTCGGACGGCACAAAGGATTCTCTAAAATCTTTTGTAGAAATAATCGAAGGGAATAAAAGCATGCTCGGAGGTCATGGACTTTCTAAAAAAGTTAGAGCTATGGTTGAAGATATTCACTATTTTGATTATTTGATTAGCGAAAATCCCAAATCTGAAAAAGCAGCCAGATTCAAGTTTTTAAATATCGAATCGCTCGTAAATTCTATTGAAATGTGGGAAAACAATCCTGAAAATTCCGAGCCAACTCTCTACAACTATTTAAACAGGATAACCTTGCTTTCAAGGGACGATATGGAAGATGAAGATGATAAAGGAAAGGTCAATCTGATGACAATTCACGCTTCAAAGGGGCTTGAATTTCCTGTCGTTTTTATAATCGGCTGCGAAGAAGGGCTTATTCCACATGGGAGAGCGATTGATGAAGCTGGGGATGCTGCGGTAGAGGAGGAGCGAAGGCTTTTTTATGTTGCAATAACGCGAGCTCGCGACAAACTTTACATTTCGTCCTGTAAGCAAAGAAGGCATTTGCAATCGGTTGTCGAATCAACTACGAGCAGATTTTTAGAGGAAATTCCTGCAAATCTTGTAAAATATCATGAACCTGCCAAAGATGTTGAACCCCAAACCGCAGAAGAATTTTTTGCTCAGATGAGAAAGCGTTTTTCTGCTCCAAGAGTTCCTGGATTTTCGCACAATTAA